The following coding sequences are from one Phycisphaerales bacterium AB-hyl4 window:
- a CDS encoding tyrosine-type recombinase/integrase, whose translation MKKGRPHKPYRTSWGENIDGLRRRSSDGRWVIVQTGKMFSEADERRAVNRFRQWQAEQKQAEITIATFRRGRRASGKRWKGLQHRILPTAQGTVRPSDYDVFAEIPEPELWAWFREQLIKRPEYVAEQVDIPEVARLANLPTPKPSPTLDEVGTLYVEKPGLSEAESKKAKTRWAEFVKAVKVRTLRELSVENVNVYGDGILETIKKKNLSPVYARQRFGLIKTVLNHSRRRGLNPDDVRHALDCCAVLVPPKARTPNPEPISREHFATLLDAADVEMKAALLLALNLCMYPSEVAALEWSEIDLAKKAVLTHRNKTSIIRVGVLWDRTVKALEAVEGNRSGFVFKSDRIHRLNDATMRKRFWRLRKACGLDGDKVQFQHIRDGAYTAAAETDVVDLAHVRALAGHSSGISDHYLARHPRIVAKAVAGIEAVYFG comes from the coding sequence ATGAAAAAAGGCAGACCACATAAACCGTACCGCACCAGTTGGGGTGAAAACATCGACGGCTTGCGTCGTCGTTCATCCGATGGGCGGTGGGTGATTGTCCAGACGGGGAAGATGTTCAGCGAAGCCGATGAACGGCGGGCGGTGAACAGGTTCCGTCAATGGCAAGCCGAACAGAAGCAAGCCGAAATCACAATCGCCACGTTTCGACGTGGTCGGCGGGCATCCGGTAAACGATGGAAAGGCCTTCAACATCGCATCCTGCCCACTGCCCAAGGCACAGTTCGGCCGTCAGACTACGACGTTTTCGCCGAAATCCCCGAACCCGAATTATGGGCATGGTTCCGTGAGCAGCTAATCAAGCGTCCTGAATACGTCGCCGAACAAGTGGACATTCCAGAGGTCGCAAGGTTGGCGAACCTTCCGACGCCGAAGCCATCCCCCACGTTGGATGAAGTCGGCACGTTGTACGTCGAGAAACCCGGACTTTCAGAAGCCGAATCTAAAAAGGCTAAAACCCGTTGGGCGGAGTTCGTGAAAGCCGTCAAGGTTCGGACCTTGCGGGAATTGAGCGTTGAGAATGTCAACGTCTACGGCGACGGGATTCTAGAGACAATCAAGAAAAAGAACCTTTCCCCCGTTTATGCTCGCCAGCGTTTCGGACTCATTAAGACCGTGTTAAACCATTCTCGCCGTCGAGGTCTGAACCCTGATGACGTACGTCATGCGTTGGACTGCTGCGCCGTACTGGTTCCCCCAAAGGCACGGACCCCGAACCCTGAACCCATCAGTCGGGAACACTTCGCCACGTTGTTAGATGCTGCTGATGTTGAAATGAAAGCGGCTCTTTTACTGGCACTGAACCTTTGCATGTATCCATCAGAGGTAGCAGCGCTGGAGTGGTCTGAAATTGACCTTGCTAAAAAGGCAGTCCTAACCCATCGGAACAAGACCAGCATCATCAGAGTCGGCGTCTTATGGGATAGAACTGTAAAGGCACTGGAAGCCGTAGAAGGCAACCGCAGCGGCTTTGTCTTTAAGAGTGACCGAATACACCGATTGAACGATGCGACCATGAGAAAGCGCTTCTGGCGCCTTCGTAAGGCGTGTGGCTTGGATGGTGACAAAGTTCAATTCCAACACATCAGAGATGGCGCGTATACGGCTGCTGCTGAAACTGACGTCGTGGACCTTGCCCACGTGCGGGCGCTTGCGGGACATTCGTCGGGGATCAGTGACCATTATCTGGCAAGGCATCCTCGTATAGTGGCGAAGGCGGTCGCTGGCATTGAAGCTGTCTATTTTGGTTGA
- a CDS encoding ImmA/IrrE family metallo-endopeptidase: MMDVGSALSVAEQHFPLGPEKLAEQLGVRWWRTPLDGAAGWCIPTSSPVIVLNANDPSTRQRFTLAHELAHLVRGTPGLELTRDRDLFTSDAQEEREANELAASLLMPLRWLEAQALQAPIGKLVLNKLAAEANVSVPTLMYRIANCAAELGFSTITVLRFDGEHLKSQFPPVNVSDELAGRLLSGAKSTSNGIFRQPLTDGSVALGTLIENPAFYTTVFVQIVSAQVATLPSADEYLDRCKRYLFQDETRFVQKFGGCLGSFKSKNAEHSMPLEHAVHQFLEQYAGKWHDPEHEVRLRTEMGLAWLRYRLSKWYH; encoded by the coding sequence ATGATGGATGTCGGTTCGGCTCTCAGCGTCGCTGAACAGCACTTCCCGCTCGGGCCAGAAAAGCTCGCGGAGCAGCTTGGAGTTCGATGGTGGCGGACGCCCTTGGATGGAGCGGCGGGATGGTGTATCCCCACCAGTTCCCCAGTAATCGTCTTAAACGCCAACGACCCCTCTACCCGCCAACGCTTCACCTTAGCCCACGAGTTGGCACACTTGGTGCGGGGGACGCCGGGGCTGGAACTCACCCGAGATCGCGACCTGTTCACGTCGGATGCTCAAGAAGAGCGAGAGGCAAATGAACTTGCTGCGTCCTTACTGATGCCCCTACGGTGGCTTGAGGCACAAGCCCTCCAAGCTCCCATCGGGAAGCTGGTATTGAATAAACTCGCCGCCGAAGCCAACGTATCCGTGCCGACCCTGATGTATCGAATTGCAAATTGCGCTGCAGAGTTAGGATTTTCTACGATCACGGTTCTGCGTTTCGATGGTGAGCACCTAAAGAGCCAGTTTCCACCTGTAAATGTGAGCGATGAACTTGCGGGGCGTCTTCTCTCGGGAGCAAAATCAACTTCAAACGGCATTTTTCGACAGCCTTTGACGGATGGAAGTGTGGCTCTGGGCACCCTTATCGAGAATCCGGCATTTTACACCACCGTCTTTGTCCAGATTGTCTCGGCTCAGGTAGCCACACTCCCCTCAGCCGATGAGTACCTTGATCGGTGCAAGCGATACCTCTTTCAGGACGAAACTCGTTTCGTACAGAAGTTCGGAGGTTGCTTGGGTTCCTTCAAGAGTAAAAATGCTGAGCACTCGATGCCTTTAGAACATGCAGTCCATCAATTCCTGGAACAGTATGCAGGCAAGTGGCACGATCCCGAACACGAGGTGAGGCTGCGCACTGAAATGGGGCTAGCGTGGCTCCGTTACAGGCTCTCCAAGTGGTACCACTGA